The Quercus robur chromosome 7, dhQueRobu3.1, whole genome shotgun sequence genome has a segment encoding these proteins:
- the LOC126690842 gene encoding uncharacterized protein LOC126690842: MMVRKFIKGKMFDHQVLSRAKFPLFFTITLVGMIFIIYTDSIIYDSFEFSNNDNFKVLEAHERTERQLRSSNGNMSMQEEIDEVEDENWKSLVPPLSATEEQRIAWFREKMPKFEILKSNNLTRLFHSRVKEFFNSGCETQFFMTWISPARSFGRREFFMLESLFKAHPTVCLMILSRSMDSGRGHRILKPLADRGFKVNAVTPDLAFLFKNTPAEAWFKEMKSGNKDPGEIPLAQNLSNLIRLAVLYRYGGVYLDTDFIVLKPFTRLKNSIGAQSMDMETKNWTRLNNAVLIFDMNHPLLLKFMEEFASTFDGNKWGHNGPYLVSRVVENIGKQPGYNFTVLQPMAFYPVDWIRISRLFMKPANRSDSRWVQDKLLQLSGETYGVHLWNKQTRNLRIEEGSVMGSLILEHCLICQHIYSS, encoded by the coding sequence ATGATGGTGAGAAAATTCATCAAGGGTAAGATGTTTGATCACCAGGTACTTAGCCGTGCaaaatttcctctcttttttacCATCACACTTGTTGGCATGATCTTTATCATCTACACAGACAGTATCATATATGATTCTTTTGAGTTTAGTAATAATGACAATTTTAAGGTCTTGGAGGCTCATGAGAGAACTGAACGACAACTGAGATCAAGTAATGGTAACATGTCCATGCAAGAAGAGATTGATGAAGTTGAAGATGAAAATTGGAAATCTTTAGTCCCTCCTTTGAGTGCCACAGAAGAACAAAGAATTGCTTGGTTCCGGGAAAAGATGCCAAAGTTTGAGATTTTAAAGTCAAACAACTTGACAAGGCTATTTCATAGTCGGGTTAAGGAATTCTTTAACAGTGGTTGTGAGACACAGTTCTTCATGACTTGGATTTCACCAGCAAGGTCTTTTGGAAGAAGAGAATTCTTCATGTTGGAGAGCCTTTTCAAGGCACACCCTACTGTATGTCTAATGATTCTGTCAAGAAGTATGGACTCTGGAAGAGGGCACAGAATTTTGAAACCTCTAGCTGATAGAGGATTCAAAGTCAATGCAGTGACGCCGGACTTGGCATTTCTATTCAAGAATACCCCAGCTGAAGCTTGGTTTAAGGAGATGAAGAGTGGGAACAAGGACCCTGGTGAGATTCCATTAGCTCAGAATTTATCCAATTTGATCAGACTTGCAGTATTGTACAGGTATGGTGGGGTTTACTTGGATACAGATTTTATTGTTCTAAAGCCTTTTACCAGGTTGAAGAACTCAATTGGTGCACAAAGTATGGATATGGAAACTAAGAACTGGACCAGGTTAAACAATgcagttttgatttttgatatgAATCATCCACTTCTGCTCAAATTCATGGAGGAATTTGCCTCGACTTTTGATGGAAATAAATGGGGTCATAATGGTCCCTATTTGGTTTCCAGAGTGGTTGAGAATATAGGAAAGCAACCTGGTTATAACTTCACAGTCTTGCAGCCTATGGCCTTCTATCCTGTTGATTGGATTAGGATAAGCAGACTTTTTATGAAGCCAGCAAACCGTTCTGATTCTAGATGGGTACAAGACAAACTGCTTCAGCTCAGTGGAGAGACTTATGGGGTACACCTATGGAACAAGCAAACCCGCAATTTGAGAATCGAAGAAGGAAGTGTCATGGGAAGTCTAATCCTAGAGCACTGTCTCATTTGCCAACACATATATAGTTCTTAA